The genomic region CAGAGGCGAAAGTATCCAGCTTGGGGATTGGCGAATACGATGATTTCCATGCGGTCAGTCCCGGCGCAGCGCTCTATTGTCACCACGTCCAGCGCCGCTGTTTCAGACGCATTCAAAACGGAGATCGACTGTCCGACCGCATAATGCTCGGTCAAGACGGAGCGGATTTCGTCTTCTGTCGTGCCGGCGCGCAATGCAGCGGGGGGCAGCGGTATTTCGACAAGCATGCCGCTATAAATATTGGCAACAGAGGGCGAGAAAAGCGGTTGGGACGCCAGTCCGCTATGCCGTTGCATCTCGGGCAGGTGCTTATGGGCGAGCGTAAGCGCATAGTTGCGGAAGGCCGTAGCCGGTTCATCGCCTTCAAACTCCGCAATCATCGCCTTGCCACCGCCCGAATAGCCGGATGTAGCATTGACCGTCACATTCGCGTCCCGATCAAGAATCCCGGCCTGGATTAACGGGTGCGTGAGGGCAATAAAGGTCTGCGCATAGCATCCGGGATTGGCGACATAGTGGCTGGTGGCGATTGTATCGCCATGACCGGGCTCCCATTCGGGAAAGCCGAACGTCCAGTCAAGCGCGGTCCGATGCGCTGTGGAGGCGTCGATGACGCGGGTATTGCTTCCTTCGAGCAGAGCAACGGCTTCGCGGGCAGCGTCATCCGGCAGGCACAGGATCGCGATATCGGCGCTGTGTAAGGCATCACGCCGTGCCGCTGCATCTTTGCGCTGTGCGTCATCGAGTAGCAGAAGCGAAATTTCGGAGCGGTCAGCCAGACGTTCGCGGATCTGCAATCCTGTCGTCCCATGGCCACCGTCGATGAAGACGGAAACGGTCATCGCGCGATCCTGCGGCGCGCAAGCACCGGTGCGTCATGCTCTGTTGCTATTCGTCCCGTCACTTCGACGAGCGGTTCGGTGACGACCGAACCCGCATGGCCCGTTGCGTGAATGATATCAGTCGAGTTTACCATCATGCCGACATGATCAGGAAAGAAGATAAGATCGCCGCGTTCCAGGCCGGCGTCAGCCGATAAGGGTTCGCCGATGGAGTTCTGCTGCATATCGCTGTCGCGCTGAACCGCATGGCCCGCCATGGCGAGGGCAATCTGTACCAATCCCGAACAATCGATTCCGGCAATACTGCGCCCGCCAAGCAGATAAGGTGCGCCGATGAACATCTCGGCGATCGCAACCGGGTCTTCAACAATACTGCCCAGCGGATGAACATCCGAAAGCGCGACGGCTCCATCGGCCAGATGCAGGGTATCGCCAGCGACGTCGCCGGTCACCGCGCTTCCCATGTGGAGCATTTCGGCGCTGCCGTTCGCAACCGGAGCTGAGACTGTCGAAACAATGTGCGTGGGTTCGGTGACGGCTGTCAGCGCGCCTTTGCGGACAAAGCCGACAAAATGATCGTGTACACAATAGCCCCAGGCCCAGTCCTCAACGGTATCAAGCCATGCAAACCGCTCTCCGAACAGCAGCTGCGATCCAAGTTCCGCCTCATCACCGGGATCGCAGCGCAAATCGGCTACGCTCACGCAAACCTGGCGCATGACGGGCGCAACATAATGGGGGAGGGCGATCCGATCTGCGAGAGCGATATCGGCTATGTCACCGCGGATCGCGTGGACGCGCGGATCAAGATCCGTCGCGGTTGTGCCTAGCGTAAAGCTAGCCCTTGTCGATGGCTGCGACTCCTCGTCAGGACTTCCCGATTGGCCGGTTTGGGCCGATGATTTTTTCGAACCGTTCAAGGAAACGCGCCCCATCTGAAGTTTGCGCGATGAAGATGTTGCGTCTGTCGCTTTCATCACGTTCACGCCGCAGATAGCCGAGGGCGGAGAGAGTATTCAAGGCGCGTGTAACCACAGGCTTCGAAACCCCCAGTTTTTGGGCGATTCCGCGAACGGTATGTGGCTCCGAAGACGCATAAACGAGCATAAGAATTGCCATTTGCCGATTGGTGAGGTCAGGTTCGCCGGACCGTACATAATCGACAATTGCTGTCCTCCAATGTCCAAGCGCATCGCTTGGCATGGCCGATACTCCTTTGCTCGACGCCAATTCGCTGGCGTTTTTCAACGATACAACGCGTCGGACGCGGGTTGGTTGCCCGAGATCAAAGAGCGTGGTCGGGCGATTTGCTAGATGGCCAAAAGGGAATGCAACGCTAGTTGCCCGAATAGCGGTTCTTCAAAACCTGCCAGTGCGCACGCAGACCAAGTGCCTCACCACCCTTGGGGCGGCCAGGCTTGGGCGTGTTGCGCCACGCAAATGTATCGAGATGCGTCCATGCAGTATCGCCAGAGACGAAACGGCGCAGGAACAGCGCAGCGGTCGAGGCGCCAGCCATCGCTACTGATGATGTGTTGCTCAGGTCTGCAATTGGCGATTTCATCCATTCGTCATAGCCGTCCCAGAGCGGCAGCCGCCAAACCGGATCGTCAATCTCCATTCCCACGGTAGAAATCTCGGCAGCGAGCGCCTCGTCGTCGGTGAACAGGGCGGGGAGATCCGGTCCAAGGGCAACGCGCGCGGCGCCGGTAAGCGTCGCAAAATCAATCAGCAGTTCCGGCTCGTCTTCGCAGGCTTTGGTGAGCGCATCGCCCAAGATCAAACGACCCTCGGCATCGGTATTGCCAATCTCAACGCTCAGCCCCTTGCGACTGGGAATAATGTCGCCTGGTCGGAACGCGTTACCGGCAATCGAGTTTTCAACGGCCGGAATCAGCAGATGCAGGCGGACCGGTAATGCTTGGCTCATAACGAGCCGGGCCAGCGCCAGCGCATGGGCGGCGCCGCCCATATCCTTCTTCATCCAGCGCATCCCGGCGGCGCTCTTGATATCCAAGCCGCCGGAATCAAAGCACACGCCTTTACCGACGATAGCGATCCGCGGATGTTTGGGGTCGCCCCATTCGAGTTCGATAAGTCGCGGTGCACGGTCATCCGATGCGGCGCGCCCCACGGCGTCGACCATCGGATATCCGTCGACCAACTCGGCCCCTGTGGTGACGGTGAGATCGGCGCCAAACTCCGTCGCTGCCTCGGTAGCCGCGTTTTCAAGCTCGGCCGGCCCCAAATCACCCGCAGGAATATTGACCAGCGTGCGGACAAGATCGGTGGCCTCGGCCAGTGCAATTGTCTCTTCAATCGTTGCCGGTTTGGACGTCAGCAGGACCTTTGGGCCGCTGGATTCAGCCAGTTCCTGCTTGTAGCGCTCGAACCGATATTGGGCGCATAGCCAGCCAAAGGCGGCCTGGTCCGGATCGCCTTTATCCAGCCGATAGGTGCCGCTCGGTAATTTTTCAGCCGCTTTTGCAAGGCACCAGCTATCCAGGGTTTCCGCGTCTGAGACGCCAATAGCGGCCATCCAGTCATCGGCAGATTCACCGGTGATAATGGCGAGTTGGCCGTCTTTCCCCTTGAAACCCTGCGCTTTTACGGATTGCCGATCTCGGTCGGGAAGGGCTTTGTACCATTCGTCAAAACCGTCGGTATCGACGAGATGGAGCAACTGGGCGGATTGGCCCTTGTCGGGCTGGAGCATTGGTTCATAATCGGTCATAATCCGTGCCTTAGCCATAAGACGGCAAAAAGGCCAAGGTGACTTGGGGACGTTGGGGGGGAAGCCATGTCGGCACTACACATCAAAAACAGTATCGCGATTCTGTTCGCGCTATTTCTGGCGGCTTGCTCGATGCAGGGAATGATCGAGACAATGACCTCGGAAGAGGATCGCGCGATGGCCCAGCAATTCGTTGCGGATATCCGTAGCGGCAATAGCGACGGACTTGAAGCCGTTGTCACTCCGGATCTTTGGAAGAATAGCCAAGCCGATTTTGAAGGCGCTGCAAATCTGTTTCCCGAGCAGCCCGGCGAGACGAACATTACCTCCTACAGCATGAATAGCGACGGCCTGGGCGATGGTGCGCGCACGGAGAAGGTTTTCACACTGGTCACTACCGACGACACGCATTGGACCACCACGCGATTCACAACCTTTCAGGAGGGCGGTGATGCGATGATCACCCAGTGGAGTGTTGAAGGATCGAACGAACCGCCGGCAGATCTCGAGGTCATGGAGAATGTCGGTGCGGTCTTCATGTGGGTTGGGATCACATTACTGCTGATCCTCGTCGGCATTGTCGTGCTGATTGTCTGGCTGGTCCGCCGGTCACGCCGGAAGGATCAGGGCCGTGCAGGAATCAGTTAGGGATTGCCAACCGGTACGCCAAACAGGTCATGCGCATCGGCATCTTCGATCACGGCTGAAATGATGTCGCCGGGTTCTAGCCCTTGGGTGTCGCGCAGATGGACCTCACCGTCGATTTCTGGGGCGTCTGCCTGAGAGCGACCCGTCGCCCCGCCATCTTCGTCAACAAGGTCAATAATGACCTTCTGCGTTGATCCGATCTTGGCCTGGAGTTTTGCTGCTGAAATCTCGGCGCATTTTTCCATCAGGCGCTTGTAGCGCTCTTCAGTCACTTCATCAGGCACCGGATCGGGCAGGGCATTGGCACGCGCGCCTTCGACCGGTTCAAAGCGGAATGCGCCGACCCGGTCCAACTGCGCTTCGTCGAGCCATTCGAGCAGATATTCGAAATCTTCATCGGTCTCGCCAGGGAACCCGGTGATGAAGGTCGATCGGATTGTGAGGTCGGGACAGATTTCGCGCCACGCAGCAACGCGCTCAAGCACCTTCGCCTCGTTCGCCGGGCGGCGCATGGCTTTCAGGATACGCGGGCTGGCATGCTGGAAGGGAATATCGAGATAGGGTGTGATCAAACCATCAGCCATTAACGGGATGACCTGATCGACATGCGGATAGGGGTAGACATAATGGAGTCGGACCCAGGCGCCCAACTGGCCCAGTTCGCGCGCAAGATCCGTCATATGGGGCTGGATCGTGCGGCCTTTCCATTGCCGCTCTTCCTTGCGGATATCGACGCCATAGGCGGACGTGTCCTGGCTGATGATCAGCAGTTCTTTGGTCCCAGCTGCAACCAGTTTTTCTGCTTCGCGCAGCACAGCATCGGGGCGCCGACTGACAAGATCGCCGCGGATCGAGGGAATGATGCAGAAGGCGCAGCGATGATTGCAGCCTTCTGAGATCTTCACATAGCTATAGTGGCGCGGCGTAAGCTTGAGCCCCGTTTCGGGAACCAGATCGACATAAGGCGACGGCGGCATCGGCGCGGCCTCATGTACGGCACCGACCACCTCTTCATATTGCTGGGGGCCCGATACGGCGAGCACATCAGGGAAACGGTCGCGGATGACGTCCGCCTCGTTCCCCATGCATCCGGTGACGATCACGCGGCCATTTTCGGCAATGGCCTCACCAATCGCTTCAAGGCTTTCTTCCTTGGCGCTGTCGAGGAAACCGCACGTGTTGACCAGTACGACGTCCGCATCGTCATAGTCGGGCGACAGGCCATAGCCGTCGGATCGCAGCTTGGTCAGGATACGCTCGCTATCGACCAAGGCCTTGGGACAGCCGAGCGAGACCATGCCGACCTTGGGCGGGGAGGGGATGCGTGTTGCCATGATGCGCCGCGACATAGGGATTTCGGGGCGGATTGTCATCCCAATTGTCCGCCACAGACGCGGTGGGGATCGCATGGTCGATCAAAAGGCCTGTCTCGTGCTAGGTTAGCGCCATAAGAGAAACGGGAGGGTAGCAATGGAATTCTATGCAGCAAACTGGATCGCGATCATCGTTGCCGCTGCGGCGGGCTTTGTCGTCGGCGGAATCTGGTATGGCCCAGTGATGGGCAAGAAATGGATGGGAGCTGTCGGACTGACCGAAG from Parasphingopyxis sp. CP4 harbors:
- the argC gene encoding N-acetyl-gamma-glutamyl-phosphate reductase; amino-acid sequence: MTVSVFIDGGHGTTGLQIRERLADRSEISLLLLDDAQRKDAAARRDALHSADIAILCLPDDAAREAVALLEGSNTRVIDASTAHRTALDWTFGFPEWEPGHGDTIATSHYVANPGCYAQTFIALTHPLIQAGILDRDANVTVNATSGYSGGGKAMIAEFEGDEPATAFRNYALTLAHKHLPEMQRHSGLASQPLFSPSVANIYSGMLVEIPLPPAALRAGTTEDEIRSVLTEHYAVGQSISVLNASETAALDVVTIERCAGTDRMEIIVFANPQAGYFRLCAVLDNLGKGAAGAAVQNLNLMAGLGEFSGLRT
- a CDS encoding C40 family peptidase, giving the protein MSVADLRCDPGDEAELGSQLLFGERFAWLDTVEDWAWGYCVHDHFVGFVRKGALTAVTEPTHIVSTVSAPVANGSAEMLHMGSAVTGDVAGDTLHLADGAVALSDVHPLGSIVEDPVAIAEMFIGAPYLLGGRSIAGIDCSGLVQIALAMAGHAVQRDSDMQQNSIGEPLSADAGLERGDLIFFPDHVGMMVNSTDIIHATGHAGSVVTEPLVEVTGRIATEHDAPVLARRRIAR
- a CDS encoding helix-turn-helix domain-containing protein — its product is MPSDALGHWRTAIVDYVRSGEPDLTNRQMAILMLVYASSEPHTVRGIAQKLGVSKPVVTRALNTLSALGYLRRERDESDRRNIFIAQTSDGARFLERFEKIIGPNRPIGKS
- a CDS encoding M17 family metallopeptidase, producing MTDYEPMLQPDKGQSAQLLHLVDTDGFDEWYKALPDRDRQSVKAQGFKGKDGQLAIITGESADDWMAAIGVSDAETLDSWCLAKAAEKLPSGTYRLDKGDPDQAAFGWLCAQYRFERYKQELAESSGPKVLLTSKPATIEETIALAEATDLVRTLVNIPAGDLGPAELENAATEAATEFGADLTVTTGAELVDGYPMVDAVGRAASDDRAPRLIELEWGDPKHPRIAIVGKGVCFDSGGLDIKSAAGMRWMKKDMGGAAHALALARLVMSQALPVRLHLLIPAVENSIAGNAFRPGDIIPSRKGLSVEIGNTDAEGRLILGDALTKACEDEPELLIDFATLTGAARVALGPDLPALFTDDEALAAEISTVGMEIDDPVWRLPLWDGYDEWMKSPIADLSNTSSVAMAGASTAALFLRRFVSGDTAWTHLDTFAWRNTPKPGRPKGGEALGLRAHWQVLKNRYSGN
- the rimO gene encoding 30S ribosomal protein S12 methylthiotransferase RimO, translated to MATRIPSPPKVGMVSLGCPKALVDSERILTKLRSDGYGLSPDYDDADVVLVNTCGFLDSAKEESLEAIGEAIAENGRVIVTGCMGNEADVIRDRFPDVLAVSGPQQYEEVVGAVHEAAPMPPSPYVDLVPETGLKLTPRHYSYVKISEGCNHRCAFCIIPSIRGDLVSRRPDAVLREAEKLVAAGTKELLIISQDTSAYGVDIRKEERQWKGRTIQPHMTDLARELGQLGAWVRLHYVYPYPHVDQVIPLMADGLITPYLDIPFQHASPRILKAMRRPANEAKVLERVAAWREICPDLTIRSTFITGFPGETDEDFEYLLEWLDEAQLDRVGAFRFEPVEGARANALPDPVPDEVTEERYKRLMEKCAEISAAKLQAKIGSTQKVIIDLVDEDGGATGRSQADAPEIDGEVHLRDTQGLEPGDIISAVIEDADAHDLFGVPVGNP